Proteins co-encoded in one Myripristis murdjan chromosome 4, fMyrMur1.1, whole genome shotgun sequence genomic window:
- the LOC115357881 gene encoding solute carrier family 2, facilitated glucose transporter member 9-like gives MCTPENNFKETENTKDTPGDTKTNHPVKQPRVTVCLLTTAFFTAFGSSFLYGYNLSVVNAASPFVRHFMNRTWIERYGTPIESDTLTLLWSITVSIMAIGGLCGAIANKHLLKVLGRRGTLLASNCFSLVAAVLQATGEKADSFEMIIIGRFIIGINTGISLSTVPIYLGEIAPRHIRGSICHFHSNIITMGVVIGQILGLPEVLGQESRWNFLFAFIALPPLSQLTVLSYMPESPRYLLIDKKDVAGAEIAFKRFLGKDNVTTELEEAQAESQAQNNVQTISVLGILRSKAVRWQIITVIISVPCNQFSGGSALLYYCSRILSEAGLSKSLISYMTIGVGGAGLISCIISALVIEHVGRKPLLIVGFSGMAVFYSLTTVFINIQDRVSWMPYLSFACIMVVFSCFVFGPAATLPIVVTELFEQSYRPAAFLIFGTAFWLCNFIMGLVFPFMQEALDTYTFLVFVVVCATVSVYLFIVLPETKNRTFMEISQSFAKRNKVSNVPTAQQELPIPQETQTETV, from the exons ATGTGCACACCAGAGAATAACTTCAAGGAGACAGAAAACACCAAAGACACACCAGGAGACACCAAAACGAATCACCCAGTGAAG CAGCCACGCGTCACAGTGTGTCTGTTGACTACAGCCTTCTTCACTGCCTTTGGGTCATCGTTTCTCTATGGATATAACCTGTCAGTGGTCAATGCTGCCAGCCCG tttgtcAGGCACTTTATGAACAGGACATGGATTGAGAGGTATGGGACGCCCATTGAAAGTGACACACTCACTTTACTGTGGTCCATAACTGTCTCTATAATGGCTATCGGGGGACTCTGTGGAGCAATTGCTAACAAGCATCTTCTCAAAGTCCTTGGAAG GAGAGGCACGTTGCTCGCCAGTAACTGCTTCTCACTAGTTGCTGCTGTGTTGCAGGCCACGGGAGAGAAGGCTGACTCTTTTGAGATGATCATCATAGGTCGTTTTATAATAGGGATAAATACCG GTATTTCCCTCTCCACCGTACCCATATACCTGGGAGAAATAGCTCCAAGACATATCCGAGGCTCTATATGTCATTTCCATTCCAACATAATTACGATGGGTGTGGTCATTGGACAGATACTGGGCCTTCCGGAGGTACTCGGCCAG GAGTCCAGGTGGAActtcttgtttgcttttattgcaCTCCCTCCACTGTCACAGCTGACTGTGCTGTCCTATATGCCTGAGAGCCCTCGCTACCTGCTGATTGACAAGAAGGACGTGGCTGGTGCAGAAATCG CCTTCAAGAGGTTCCTGGGAAAGGACAATGTGACCACAGAGCTTGAGGAGGCCCAAGCTGAAAGCCAAGCCCAGAACAATGTGCAGACCATCTCTGTCCTGGGAATACTGAGAAGCAAAGCTGTCCGCTGGCaaatcatcactgtcatcatcagtgTGCCTTGCAACCAGTTTTCTGGTGGCAGTGCT CTTCTATACTATTGCAGCAGGATCCTCTCTGAAGCTGGCCTCAGCAAGAGCCTGATCTCCTACATGACAATAGGTGTCGGTGGAGCGGGGCTTATTTCTTGCATTATTTCA GCGCTGGTGATTGAGCATGTTGGAAGAAAGCCACTTCTTATTGTAGGTTTCTCCGGAATGGCTGTCTTCTATAGTCTTACAACAGTCTTCATCAATATTCAG GACAGAGTGTCATGGATGCCATACCTCAGTTTTGCCTGCATAATggttgtgttttcctgctttgtttttggtCCAG CTGCAACCTTACCCATTGTGGTCACCGAACTGTTTGAACAATCGTACCGACCAGCGGCCTTCTTGATTTTTGGAACTGCGTTTTGGCTGTGCAACTTCATAATGGGTCTGGTGTTCCCTTTCATGCAG GAGGCGCTGGACACCTATACCTTCCTGGtgtttgtggtggtgtgtgCGACAGTGTCTGTGTACCTCTTCATCGTCCTCCCTGAGACCAAAAACAGAACATTTATGGAGATCAGTCAAAGTTTTGCCAAGAGAAACAAAGTGTCCAACGTGCCAACAGCCCAACAGGAGTTGCCAATTCCTCAAGAGactcagacagagacagtgtag
- the lim2.2 gene encoding lens intrinsic membrane protein 2.2, translating into MLYTLAGGGTLCGVAALVLLIVSTATDFWMQYRYSGSSANQGLWRFCINHKCHAHTITVAFWDATRAFMLLAVLSCFAGVVLGLSAFTNGTKNRRVRTGGIALVLSGFLALLALAIYTGVTVTFFGKRFVDWRFSWSYIIGWVAIILAFAAGVFQLCAYQRTMAEPASPNIPDT; encoded by the exons ATGCTGTACACATTAGCAGGAGGAGGCACGCTCTGCGGTGTGGCCGCCCTCGTGCTCCTCATTGTCTCCACAGCAACGGACTTCTGGATGCAGTACCGCTACTCTggcagctcagccaatcaggggcTATGGAGGTTCTGCATCAACCACAAATGCCATGCCCACACCATAACTGTAG CCTTCTGGGATGCGACGCGAGCCTTCATGCTGCTGGCGGTGCTGAGTTGCTTTGCTGGCGTGGTGCTCGGCCTGAGCGCCTTCACCAACGGCACCAAGAACAGGAGGGTCCGTACCGGCGGCATCGCTCTCGTCCTCTCAG GTTTCCTGGCTTTGCTGGCTCTGGCCATTTACACCGGAGTGACGGTCACGTTCTTTGGCAAACGCTTTGTTGACTGGCGCTTTTCCTGGTCCTACATCATAGGCTGGGTGGCCATCATTTTGGCTTTCGCTGCAG GCGTGTTTCAGCTCTGTGCCTACCAGAGGACCATGGCAGAACCTGCATCTCCAAACATCCCCGACACCTAA